In the genome of Pseudarthrobacter sp. IC2-21, one region contains:
- a CDS encoding acyl-CoA dehydrogenase family protein — translation MTLAPSSADIEAAAAPDPSDLISFDSLLTAEETALRGRVRTYVRDEIKPNIAKWYEEARFPLEIVPDLAELGLLGMHLKGYGCAGGTAVDYGLAAAELEAGDSGIRTFVSVQGSLTMSAISKHGSEEQKQEWLPQMAAGTAIGCFGLTEPTAGSDPSAMSTYARRDGRDWILTGAKRWIGLANVAQVAVIWAQTDNGIRGFVVPTKTPGFTATPIEPKLSMRASVQCEITLDDVRLPADAVLPNVTGLRGPFTCLNEARYGIAWGTMGAARDAFEAALDYSKNRLQFDRPLAGYQLTQQKLVNMALEINKGFLLALHLGRLKDAGKLQNHQISVGKLNNCREAIEICREARTILGGNGITLEHSPLRHANNLESVRTYEGTDEVHTLILGQKLTGIGAFR, via the coding sequence ATGACTCTTGCTCCTAGTTCGGCCGACATCGAGGCTGCTGCTGCACCCGACCCCTCGGACCTGATCTCCTTCGACTCTCTCCTCACGGCTGAGGAAACCGCACTGCGCGGCCGGGTCCGGACCTACGTTCGGGACGAGATCAAACCGAACATCGCCAAGTGGTACGAAGAAGCGCGGTTCCCCCTGGAAATCGTCCCCGACCTAGCCGAACTTGGCCTGCTGGGCATGCATTTGAAAGGTTACGGCTGCGCTGGGGGAACGGCGGTGGACTACGGGCTCGCCGCTGCTGAACTCGAGGCCGGCGATTCAGGCATCCGTACCTTTGTCTCCGTCCAAGGGTCCCTGACCATGTCTGCCATCTCTAAGCACGGCTCAGAGGAGCAGAAGCAGGAGTGGCTTCCACAGATGGCAGCCGGCACGGCCATCGGATGTTTCGGTCTCACCGAACCCACCGCCGGTTCGGACCCTTCCGCCATGTCGACCTATGCCCGCCGCGACGGAAGGGACTGGATACTGACCGGCGCTAAACGTTGGATCGGGCTCGCCAACGTGGCACAGGTGGCAGTGATCTGGGCCCAGACGGACAACGGCATCCGCGGCTTCGTCGTACCAACCAAAACGCCCGGCTTCACCGCCACACCGATCGAGCCCAAGCTGTCAATGCGTGCCTCTGTTCAGTGTGAAATCACTCTGGACGATGTGCGGCTTCCTGCCGACGCGGTCCTGCCAAACGTCACGGGCCTTCGCGGGCCGTTCACCTGCCTCAACGAGGCGCGGTATGGCATTGCCTGGGGAACCATGGGAGCCGCGCGTGACGCCTTCGAAGCCGCTCTGGACTACTCCAAAAATCGGCTGCAGTTCGACCGGCCGTTGGCCGGCTATCAGTTGACTCAGCAAAAGCTCGTGAACATGGCGTTGGAGATCAACAAGGGCTTTCTTCTGGCCCTGCACCTGGGACGGCTCAAGGATGCCGGTAAACTGCAGAACCATCAGATTAGCGTGGGCAAGTTGAACAACTGCCGCGAAGCCATCGAAATCTGTCGCGAAGCGCGCACAATCCTTGGCGGCAACGGGATAACGCTCGAACACTCGCCCCTTCGCCACGCGAACAACCTCGAGTCGGTGCGTACCTACGAGGGCACCGACGAGGTCCACACCCTCATCCTGGGCCAGAAGCTAACGGGTATAGGAGCCTTTCGGTGA
- a CDS encoding aldehyde dehydrogenase family protein — MSAAVEAPATSGTAPGAAGTVQLGLLIDGDWVSGNGGHLTSVNPSRPAQIVAEGGTAVLADVDRAVLAARGSQRAWSRTPMHERGAVLSRAAAALESEADALGLELSREEGKTLAEGRAEVLRAAQILSYFSAEGDRVAGEHFSSPRRGERILVTRKPLGVVGIVTPFNFPIAIPAWKIAPALVHGNAVIWKPASTVPLLAMRFAEALLNAGLPAGLLNLVIGPGSLGTALVQNPGVDAMSFTGSSGVGRALAAQAAVRGIPLQGEMGGKNAALVLADADLDLASEQVLLGAFRSTGQKCTATSRLILADTIADEFLERLTVRLGGWHTGDPVDPEIQMGPVINEAARRSITSRINVAVTDGAVAIAGTSAENPYAGTHGAFMAPTVLALPAGQAGSTNPVWREELFGPVLAVRRAATTEEAFGMAEESEFGLSAALFTRDLATALEAVEALDVGILHLNSESAGSDPHVPFGGSKKSSFGPKEQGGAAKEFYTHTTTVYLRG, encoded by the coding sequence GTGAGTGCCGCCGTTGAGGCGCCGGCCACATCAGGCACCGCCCCAGGTGCCGCGGGGACGGTGCAGCTCGGTCTCCTCATAGACGGAGACTGGGTCTCAGGCAACGGCGGCCACCTTACCTCTGTCAATCCCAGCCGTCCTGCGCAGATCGTCGCCGAAGGCGGCACCGCCGTCCTTGCCGATGTCGACAGGGCCGTCCTGGCAGCGCGCGGCTCCCAGCGGGCCTGGAGCCGGACCCCGATGCACGAACGGGGCGCCGTCCTGTCCCGCGCCGCGGCAGCCCTCGAGTCGGAAGCCGATGCGCTTGGCCTCGAACTTTCCCGCGAAGAAGGCAAGACCCTCGCTGAGGGCAGGGCAGAGGTGCTGCGTGCAGCGCAAATCCTGAGCTACTTCTCTGCCGAGGGTGACCGCGTGGCGGGAGAGCACTTTTCTTCGCCCCGCCGCGGTGAACGCATCCTGGTCACCCGTAAACCGCTGGGCGTAGTGGGCATCGTCACCCCGTTCAATTTTCCCATCGCCATCCCGGCATGGAAGATCGCTCCAGCCCTGGTGCACGGAAACGCGGTCATCTGGAAGCCCGCTTCCACCGTCCCGTTGCTCGCCATGCGTTTTGCCGAAGCACTCCTCAACGCCGGCCTGCCGGCAGGGTTACTCAACCTTGTTATTGGTCCCGGATCTCTCGGCACTGCCCTTGTTCAGAACCCCGGCGTGGACGCCATGTCCTTCACCGGCTCTTCAGGGGTCGGACGCGCACTTGCCGCCCAGGCCGCAGTCAGGGGAATCCCCCTGCAAGGCGAAATGGGAGGCAAGAACGCAGCGCTGGTTCTGGCCGATGCTGATCTGGACCTAGCCTCCGAGCAGGTGCTGCTCGGCGCGTTCCGCTCCACAGGCCAGAAATGCACCGCAACCTCACGGCTCATCCTCGCGGACACCATCGCCGACGAATTCCTCGAGCGTCTCACAGTCCGGCTCGGCGGATGGCATACCGGGGACCCGGTGGACCCAGAAATACAGATGGGACCGGTGATCAACGAGGCGGCGCGCAGGTCAATCACGAGCAGGATCAACGTAGCCGTAACGGACGGCGCCGTAGCCATCGCCGGAACATCCGCCGAGAATCCCTATGCCGGTACTCACGGCGCCTTTATGGCCCCGACCGTGCTCGCGCTCCCCGCTGGCCAGGCCGGATCGACTAACCCCGTCTGGCGAGAAGAACTCTTTGGCCCCGTACTGGCGGTCCGCCGGGCGGCGACCACCGAGGAAGCATTTGGGATGGCCGAGGAGTCCGAGTTCGGCCTCTCCGCGGCGTTGTTCACCCGTGACCTCGCGACAGCATTGGAAGCTGTCGAGGCCCTCGATGTGGGCATTCTTCACCTCAACTCGGAATCTGCGGGTTCCGATCCTCATGTGCCCTTTGGCGGATCAAAGAAGAGCAGCTTCGGTCCCAAGGAGCAGGGCGGCGCGGCCAAGGAGTTCTATACACACACGACAACGGTCTACCTCCGCGGGTAG